A single window of Periplaneta americana isolate PAMFEO1 chromosome 14, P.americana_PAMFEO1_priV1, whole genome shotgun sequence DNA harbors:
- the LOC138713270 gene encoding noggin-3-like: MEPLYGRTALLVQVAWLLAVSVCSSSTPWERANASGGLSEGISPEDQGLRPGNPLDELPPPDLIEPPNKLLDPKPHDLNATALKAMLGRNFDHHFMSITRPNRHSNQNHSASSGNDLVEFPFRRNRRGRLVPVGEMPRSLRKMNFKYIRLPDGSRLRTRISAKLKKKLQQFLWAFTACPIVYRWKDLGIRFWPRYLKEGHCPPGKTSCSIPPGMTCRPAAKDHKTLLRWHCPQHTHHHHHNSGSTNHHRNLLYSSSSSQSATVDPTVGDNGMLSLSSGGTSHKSHCHWIKVKYPIVTHCSCSCPNNGSSYS, from the exons ATGGAGCCGCTGTACGGGCGGACGGCGCTGCTGGTGCAGGTAGCGTGGCTTCTGGCCGTCAGCGTGTGTTCGTCCTCGACGCCCTGGGAGCGCGCCAACGCCTCGGGGGGACTCTCCGAGGGCATATCTCCAGAAGACCAGGGTCTGCGCCCCGGAAATCCTCTGGATGAACTTCCACCTCCCGACCTCATAGAGCCGCCGAACAAATTGCTGGATCCAAAGCCGCACGACCTGAACGCCACTGCCCTGAAAGCCATGTTGGGTCGTAACTTCGACCATCACTTCATGAGCATCACGAGACCAAACAG aCACTCGAATCAAAACCATTCGGCTTCCAGCGGCAATGATCTTGTGGAATTCCCCTTCCGGCGCAACAGACGAGGACGCCTCGTGCCAGTAGGCGAGATGCCACGTTCTCTGCGCAAGATGAACTTCAAGTACATCCGACTTCCAGATGGCTCGCGGCTCCGGACCCGCATCTCTGCTAAGCTCAAGAAAAAATTACAACAGTTCCTGTGGGCGTTCACAGCCTGCCCTATCGTGTATCGCTGGAAAGATTTGGGAATCCGATTCTGGCCACGATATCTAAAGGAAGGTCACTGCCCACCAGGCAAGACATCGTGCTCCATTCCTCCGGGGATGACATGTCGGCCTGCAGCCAAGGACCACAAGACGCTCCTTCGATGGCACTGCCCACAGCAtactcatcatcaccatcacaactCCGGCAGCACGAACCATCATCGCAATCTTCTGTATTCGTCGTCCTCGTCTCAGAGTGCCACAGTTGATCCCACGGTGGGGGACAACGGAATGCTCAGCCTTTCCAGCGGGGGCACCTCACACAAATCCCACTGCCATTGGATAAAAGTGAAGTATCCAATCGTGACACACTGCTCGTGTTCTTGCCCTAACAATGGCAGCAGTTACTCGTAG